The following coding sequences are from one Chloroflexota bacterium window:
- a CDS encoding glycoside hydrolase family 3 C-terminal domain-containing protein: MNDKIESLIAQLTLEEKITLLAGADFWHTVAIKRLGIPAIRVTDGPIGARGTSMQSGVTSACFPCGTALASTWNPEIVQRVGEALAEETRAKGAHILLAPTVNIHRTPLAGRNFECYSEDPYLTARMAIAYITGLQSKGVGACIKHFVCNDSEFERMSMSSEVDERTLREIYLRPFELAIREAKPWSVMSSYNRINGVYASENAYTLLDILKGEWGFDGIVMSDWFGSYSPNVARGGLDLEMPGPARWMGDKVMAEFKQGNVSEDMLNDKVRRLLRTVERAGAFAHPELQPERAIDKPEHRAIARQAASEAIVLLKNERAVLPLDASRVKSIAVIGENAKWASIRGGGSVRVNPHYVVAPFDSIAQRAGDSVQVEYAMGCVTRKNTPLLDTSWLSNGLTLQYFGNRALAGEPVHTETTRNAEFVWIDDNLGFVKGADFSVRLTGAFTTPACGTFEFSLAGVGKSRLFINDTLLLNSWDRATVWETREGKPVKGDIALDSGKPYQLTVEYVPEPGPRWRNLRIGCAIKLPADSIAQAAALAAKSDVAIVFVGLTDEWESEGFDRADMELPGDQAGLIEQVAAANPRTIVVVNAGSPITMNWLDRVAGVVEAWYLGQETGNAITDVLFGDVNPSGKLPTTFPKRLQDNPAYINYPGENGKVAYGEGIFVGYRYYDAKDVTPLFPFGYGLSYTTFAYSNLRLSQTDLGAGEALLVSVDIQNTGARAGKEIVQLYVRDAQSRLVRPEKELKAFAKVALAPGEIKTVTLVVDENALAYYDPAIKRWVAEAGEFQVLVGSSSRAIHLTAKFNFQGAASQSRQCARLHAGLPLRTLMEDAQGRAILYKYFAAQLAHMHLDAVGGMTLEQIATHVPQSLPAQVLDVINENLATIQ; encoded by the coding sequence ATGAACGACAAAATCGAATCCTTGATCGCGCAATTAACGTTGGAAGAAAAAATCACGCTGCTCGCCGGCGCGGATTTCTGGCACACCGTTGCTATCAAACGCCTGGGCATTCCAGCCATCCGCGTGACCGACGGACCGATCGGCGCGCGCGGCACGAGTATGCAGTCCGGCGTCACCTCGGCGTGTTTTCCGTGCGGCACCGCGCTCGCCTCAACCTGGAATCCAGAGATCGTCCAGCGCGTCGGCGAAGCGCTCGCGGAAGAGACGCGCGCCAAGGGCGCGCACATCCTGCTCGCGCCAACCGTCAACATTCATCGCACGCCGCTGGCGGGACGCAATTTTGAATGTTACTCCGAAGACCCGTACCTGACCGCGCGCATGGCAATTGCGTACATCACCGGCTTGCAGAGCAAGGGCGTCGGCGCGTGCATCAAACACTTTGTTTGCAACGATTCGGAATTCGAGCGCATGTCTATGAGTTCAGAGGTGGACGAACGAACGCTGCGCGAAATTTATCTGCGCCCGTTCGAACTCGCGATTCGTGAAGCGAAACCCTGGTCGGTCATGTCGTCGTACAATCGCATCAACGGCGTGTACGCCAGCGAGAACGCGTACACCTTGCTCGATATTCTAAAGGGCGAATGGGGCTTTGACGGCATCGTCATGTCCGATTGGTTCGGCTCGTACAGTCCGAACGTTGCCCGGGGCGGCTTGGATTTAGAGATGCCTGGTCCCGCGCGTTGGATGGGCGATAAAGTGATGGCAGAATTCAAGCAGGGCAACGTTAGCGAAGACATGCTCAACGACAAGGTTCGCCGGCTGTTGCGTACCGTCGAGCGCGCCGGCGCGTTCGCGCATCCCGAATTGCAGCCAGAGCGCGCGATAGACAAGCCAGAACATCGCGCGATTGCGCGGCAAGCCGCCAGTGAAGCCATCGTTCTGCTCAAGAACGAGCGCGCGGTTTTGCCGCTCGATGCGAGCCGCGTCAAATCTATCGCGGTGATTGGCGAGAACGCCAAGTGGGCATCTATTCGCGGCGGCGGCAGCGTGCGCGTCAATCCGCATTACGTCGTCGCGCCGTTCGACAGCATCGCGCAACGCGCGGGCGATTCGGTGCAGGTCGAGTACGCGATGGGATGCGTCACGCGCAAGAACACGCCGCTGCTCGACACGAGTTGGTTGTCGAATGGTTTGACCTTGCAGTACTTTGGCAATCGCGCGTTGGCGGGCGAGCCGGTGCATACCGAAACAACCCGCAACGCCGAGTTCGTGTGGATTGACGACAACCTGGGATTTGTCAAGGGCGCGGATTTTTCCGTGCGCTTGACCGGCGCGTTCACCACGCCCGCGTGTGGGACGTTTGAATTTAGTTTGGCTGGCGTCGGCAAGAGCCGCTTGTTCATCAACGACACACTGCTCCTCAATTCCTGGGACCGCGCGACGGTGTGGGAAACTCGCGAAGGTAAACCGGTCAAGGGCGACATCGCGTTGGACTCCGGCAAGCCGTACCAGTTGACCGTCGAGTATGTGCCGGAGCCAGGTCCGCGGTGGCGTAATCTGCGAATCGGCTGCGCGATCAAACTGCCGGCGGATTCCATCGCGCAAGCCGCCGCGCTCGCGGCAAAATCGGACGTCGCAATTGTGTTCGTCGGTTTGACGGACGAATGGGAGAGCGAGGGGTTTGATCGCGCAGATATGGAATTGCCCGGCGACCAAGCCGGGTTGATCGAGCAAGTCGCCGCGGCGAATCCGCGCACGATTGTCGTCGTCAATGCCGGGTCGCCGATCACGATGAACTGGCTCGATCGGGTCGCGGGCGTTGTCGAGGCGTGGTACCTGGGTCAAGAGACCGGCAACGCGATTACCGATGTGTTGTTCGGCGACGTGAATCCGTCCGGCAAGTTGCCGACGACGTTCCCGAAACGCTTGCAGGACAACCCGGCGTACATCAATTATCCCGGCGAAAACGGCAAGGTCGCGTACGGTGAAGGAATTTTTGTCGGCTATCGCTACTATGACGCAAAAGATGTTACGCCGCTGTTTCCATTCGGCTATGGTTTGTCGTACACGACGTTCGCATACAGTAATTTGCGCTTGAGCCAGACCGATCTCGGCGCGGGCGAGGCGCTTTTAGTGAGCGTGGATATTCAAAACACCGGCGCGCGCGCGGGCAAAGAGATCGTCCAACTGTACGTGCGCGATGCACAGTCACGCCTCGTGCGTCCGGAAAAAGAGTTAAAAGCGTTCGCCAAGGTCGCGCTCGCGCCGGGCGAAATCAAGACGGTGACGCTCGTGGTGGACGAGAACGCGTTGGCATACTACGACCCGGCGATAAAACGCTGGGTCGCCGAAGCGGGCGAGTTCCAGGTATTGGTCGGCAGTTCGTCGCGCGCGATTCACCTGACGGCAAAGTTCAACTTTCAGGGCGCGGCATCCCAATCGCGCCAATGCGCGCGCTTGCACGCCGGCTTGCCGTTGC